In one window of Micromonospora cathayae DNA:
- a CDS encoding MFS transporter → MTATTIGGRLTFYRPYLPLFGAILLSLLGAGASLAVLPFLVLDELDGSRIEVGAVIAALAVAAVIGRPIAGRIGDRHGYRTVMLAGAGLCALAGAGYLVAGNVPALLVVRLVHGAGEGAVYTAGAAWLVALAPVERRGRIVGLYGIHMWLGLTLGALLGTVLFRAADGYPPVWIFAVVTAALGAALVATRPRPEQAPAAGRAGLLPRSAVAPGIALTLAGFGYAGLAAFAALHLADRGVANGIAAFNAFGFTYVGVRLFVGGLPDRLGARRVALWSALVEAVGLLLVAVATNLWVAILGGLVVGAGLSLLFPALALLVINRTDPAHQGAALGAFTSFWDLGLVVGSPLAGLVASAAGYPAVFWVTLLAALASATLSALTPPTPTPPTPPPAATPPAPPPR, encoded by the coding sequence ATGACCGCGACCACGATCGGCGGACGCCTGACCTTCTACCGGCCGTACCTGCCGCTGTTCGGGGCGATCCTGCTGTCCCTGCTGGGGGCCGGGGCGTCGCTGGCCGTGCTGCCGTTCCTGGTCCTCGACGAGCTGGACGGCAGCCGGATCGAGGTGGGCGCGGTGATCGCCGCCCTCGCGGTGGCCGCGGTGATCGGCCGGCCGATCGCCGGCCGGATCGGGGACCGGCACGGCTACCGGACGGTGATGCTGGCCGGGGCGGGACTCTGCGCCCTGGCCGGGGCCGGCTACCTGGTCGCCGGGAACGTGCCGGCCCTGCTGGTGGTCCGGTTGGTGCACGGTGCCGGGGAGGGCGCGGTCTACACCGCCGGGGCGGCCTGGCTGGTGGCGCTCGCCCCGGTCGAACGGCGCGGCCGGATCGTCGGCCTGTACGGCATCCACATGTGGCTGGGGCTCACCCTGGGCGCGCTGCTCGGTACGGTGCTGTTCCGGGCCGCCGACGGCTACCCGCCGGTGTGGATCTTCGCGGTGGTCACGGCGGCGCTCGGGGCGGCGCTGGTCGCCACCCGGCCCCGCCCGGAGCAGGCCCCGGCCGCCGGCCGGGCCGGGCTCCTGCCGCGCAGCGCGGTCGCGCCGGGGATCGCGCTGACGCTGGCCGGTTTCGGGTACGCCGGCCTCGCCGCGTTCGCCGCGCTGCACCTGGCCGACCGGGGGGTGGCGAACGGTATCGCCGCGTTCAACGCCTTCGGCTTCACCTACGTCGGGGTACGCCTGTTCGTCGGCGGGCTGCCGGACCGGCTCGGGGCCCGCCGGGTGGCGCTCTGGTCGGCGCTGGTGGAGGCGGTCGGGCTGCTGCTGGTGGCGGTGGCGACGAACCTGTGGGTCGCCATCCTCGGTGGCCTGGTCGTCGGGGCCGGCCTGTCGTTGCTGTTCCCGGCGCTGGCCCTGCTGGTGATCAACCGGACCGATCCGGCGCACCAGGGCGCGGCGCTCGGCGCGTTCACCTCGTTCTGGGACCTGGGCCTGGTGGTCGGCAGCCCGCTGGCCGGTCTGGTGGCCAGCGCCGCCGGCTACCCCGCCGTCTTCTGGGTCACCCTGCTGGCCGCCCTCGCCTCCGCCACCCTCTCCGCCCTCACACCCCCCACCCCCACCCCACCCACCCCACCCCCCGCCGCCACCCCGCCCGCCCCGCCACCCCGTTGA
- a CDS encoding family 3 encapsulin nanocompartment shell protein: protein MTTASAPPASQSPASGPPVTGSPVSGSPVTRSPGEEFAAAYLADPATAEVRFDFTITDAFQPTKERPRVTVRNLFRKRMVDLDPVRFWCERRPDAAEAATVHEVQLRREAAFRFGMAQAGVHPVRAWVQLPAELAEDPEGLAVFVDYRLLVRLATAENQALTIGEHGLLRHPEIAKLPYRHDWLTGLLAACDEIEQTGATPHAMIVNPRDYYTHLLGRGSLLADLTRNGVQISRTRMVAPGEAVVGDFAMAARLLDAGRSAIRVAVPPPGTFATDGPAVCAEIHEGLAIHLPTHFFHVVPA from the coding sequence ATGACCACCGCCAGCGCGCCGCCCGCCAGCCAGTCGCCCGCGAGCGGACCACCCGTCACCGGATCTCCCGTCAGCGGGTCGCCCGTCACCCGCTCGCCCGGGGAGGAGTTCGCCGCCGCGTACCTCGCCGACCCGGCCACCGCCGAGGTCCGCTTCGACTTCACCATCACCGACGCCTTCCAGCCCACCAAGGAACGCCCCCGGGTGACCGTCCGCAACCTGTTCCGGAAGCGGATGGTCGACCTGGACCCGGTCCGGTTCTGGTGCGAGCGCCGGCCGGACGCCGCCGAGGCGGCCACCGTGCACGAGGTGCAGCTGCGCCGGGAGGCCGCGTTCCGGTTCGGCATGGCCCAGGCCGGGGTGCACCCGGTCCGGGCCTGGGTGCAGCTTCCCGCCGAACTCGCCGAGGACCCGGAGGGCCTGGCGGTCTTCGTCGACTACCGGCTGCTGGTCCGGCTCGCCACCGCCGAGAACCAGGCGCTGACCATCGGCGAACACGGGCTGCTGCGGCACCCGGAGATCGCGAAGCTGCCGTACCGGCACGACTGGCTGACCGGACTGCTGGCCGCCTGCGACGAGATCGAACAGACCGGGGCCACCCCGCATGCGATGATCGTCAATCCCCGGGACTACTACACCCACCTGCTCGGCCGGGGCAGCCTGCTGGCCGACCTGACCCGCAACGGGGTACAGATCAGCCGGACCCGGATGGTCGCCCCGGGCGAGGCGGTGGTCGGGGACTTCGCGATGGCCGCGCGCCTGCTCGACGCGGGACGCTCGGCGATCCGGGTCGCCGTACCGCCGCCGGGGACCTTCGCCACCGACGGCCCGGCCGTCTGCGCGGAGATCCACGAAGGACTCGCCATCCACCTGCCGACCCACTTCTTCCACGTCGTACCGGCCTGA
- a CDS encoding aldo/keto reductase, whose amino-acid sequence MRYRRLGRLGWKVSEVGYGMWGIGGGPGGFTGWDYDVAPRCLDEAVERGCNFFDTAWVYGRGVSERLLGDLLRRHPDRRLYVATKIPPKNREWPPRPGDTLDDVFPAEHIREYTRYSLENLGVERIDLMQFHVWEDRWATDGRWQETIADLKRQGLVDGVGISVNRWEPTNCLAALDTGLIDVVQVIYNIFDQAPEDELFGRALRDDIGIIARVPFDEGTLTGTLTADSNWPPEDWRSTYFGPENLGPSVARAEKLAVDVPPGMTMPELALRFILHHPAVGTVIPGMRRPEHVRANLAVSDGQPLDPDLLARLRAHRWDRQPTGWSQ is encoded by the coding sequence ATGCGCTATCGCAGGTTGGGTCGCCTCGGCTGGAAGGTCAGCGAGGTCGGGTACGGGATGTGGGGGATCGGCGGCGGTCCCGGCGGGTTCACCGGCTGGGACTACGACGTCGCCCCGCGCTGCCTGGACGAGGCGGTGGAGCGGGGCTGCAACTTCTTCGACACCGCCTGGGTGTACGGGCGGGGCGTCAGCGAACGCCTCCTCGGTGACCTGCTGCGCCGCCACCCGGACCGGCGACTGTACGTGGCCACCAAGATCCCGCCGAAGAACCGGGAGTGGCCGCCCCGACCGGGCGACACCCTCGACGACGTGTTCCCGGCCGAGCACATCCGCGAGTACACCCGGTACAGCCTGGAGAACCTGGGCGTGGAGCGGATCGACCTGATGCAGTTCCACGTCTGGGAGGACCGCTGGGCCACCGACGGCCGCTGGCAGGAGACCATCGCCGACCTGAAACGGCAGGGCCTGGTCGACGGCGTCGGGATCAGCGTGAACCGCTGGGAGCCGACGAACTGCCTGGCCGCCCTGGACACCGGTCTGATCGACGTCGTCCAGGTCATCTACAACATCTTCGACCAGGCCCCCGAGGACGAACTGTTCGGCCGGGCGCTCCGCGACGACATCGGGATCATCGCCCGGGTCCCGTTCGACGAGGGGACGCTGACCGGCACACTGACCGCCGACAGCAACTGGCCGCCGGAGGACTGGCGCAGCACGTACTTCGGCCCGGAGAACCTCGGCCCCAGCGTGGCCCGCGCCGAGAAGCTCGCCGTCGACGTACCACCCGGGATGACCATGCCGGAGCTGGCGCTGCGGTTCATCCTGCACCACCCGGCGGTGGGCACGGTGATCCCCGGCATGCGCCGGCCCGAGCACGTCCGGGCCAACCTGGCGGTCAGCGACGGGCAGCCCCTCGACCCGGACCTGCTGGCCCGGCTGCGTGCCCACCGCTGGGACCGCCAACCGACCGGATGGTCCCAGTGA
- a CDS encoding non-ribosomal peptide synthetase, with protein sequence MRSGDTGSAVPVSVAAGPTYRYTVARPVAGGADDRIAVAGLAAVELADRLGRDLPVRVLAGATALDLPDWPADLHQLPGDRARAAVRALAASATAPPGPSSPPDPPGPLDSLDSLGSVGPLGSVGPAGPLVVLLDGEPHRALEAVPVLVRATVSPDGVAVVVRCAPADPWSVSVPAVAEVFAEVFAALLADPLLPSGRAPAVGPVHRALALGRLAGRRVPDEPFTAIPTMIEQCVDRHPDRVAVSFRDRRLTYRQLDGLANGFAATLTARGVRHGDVLPVLLADGLELPVAYLAAMKLGAAFVPLDPGWPDDRTRATLAVLAPRLVVVGPTGTLPDDLLRPVAAGGNGAGAGAVATVPVLLDRITPTDERPGVPIGPADLIYGIFTSGTTGTPRCAMNRHDGLANRFRFMTRWFRATGDEVVLQNSRHTFDSSVWQLFWPLTTGGRVVVPVQGGFLDVARTVRTIAAERITVTDFVPSILGLLVALVDRDPAARRAVGTLRHLIVGGEEIDPSTVHRLGELLPGIEVTNGYGPTEASIGMVFHRVTPADGDTVPIGRPIDNCYATVVDAQLRPLPPGAVGEIVIGGTCLGAGYLGAPARTAEVFVPNPLPEIPGRRLYRTGDLGRLDADGRLHFVGRRDFQLKVNGVRIEAGEIETAATRLAGVHQAKVIVARDGGGRSLALFVAADRAVPEPVLREHLRRLLPRTSVPRHLVVLDALPLTRNGKVDRRALQSHLDRVRHDRATRLAGTAAPATLPGTVLAVFRAVLGDPDLTVDTDFLAVGGDSLQAVAVTTALAGEHGVTVGVQDLFEQRTPARLADLLARRRHVPAEPEADLVARDVRLPADLPVRAADPHREVRTVLVTGATGFVGSRLVHELLTTTDVRVHCLTRAADDTAATARVVRALADRGLWADHLADRLTGYAGDLARPALGLDARTWAHLAGDCDLLLNAGALVNFLFDYRAHRPANVLGAGELLRLALTDRPKPLHHVSTLGVLDTEAARHTRPLPETYDPAVAVPPRSGYSRSKWVAERYLTAARRRGATVTVLRLGEVMPAADNGTPNRHALTHLLLAACHRLGMRPDATVRSDWTPVDYAARRIVAAVVDRAAWGRPLHLLHPASVDFTELPGDHVPRVSCAQFLAALRDAVTDGDRDAAALLALFPTRLGADEEQLRVVFGALLTDNPRLFRRDGCARLERRRGLTDGELTPSIDAYRRWLTGRERHGGGPTSPPTG encoded by the coding sequence ATGAGATCCGGTGACACGGGCTCCGCGGTACCGGTCTCCGTCGCCGCCGGCCCCACCTACCGGTACACCGTGGCCCGACCGGTGGCCGGCGGTGCCGACGACCGGATCGCCGTCGCCGGACTCGCCGCCGTCGAACTGGCCGACCGGCTCGGCCGGGACCTGCCCGTCCGGGTGCTGGCCGGTGCCACCGCCCTGGACCTGCCGGACTGGCCGGCGGACCTGCACCAGCTGCCCGGCGACCGGGCCCGGGCCGCCGTCCGCGCCCTGGCCGCCAGCGCGACCGCTCCGCCCGGCCCCTCCAGCCCGCCCGACCCGCCCGGTCCCCTCGACTCCCTCGACTCCCTGGGCTCGGTCGGCCCGCTCGGCTCCGTCGGGCCGGCCGGTCCGCTCGTCGTGCTGCTGGACGGGGAGCCGCACCGGGCGTTAGAGGCCGTACCGGTGCTGGTCCGCGCGACGGTCAGCCCGGACGGCGTCGCCGTCGTGGTGCGCTGCGCCCCGGCCGACCCGTGGTCGGTGAGCGTGCCGGCGGTGGCCGAGGTGTTCGCCGAGGTGTTCGCCGCGCTGTTGGCCGACCCGCTGCTGCCGTCCGGCCGGGCCCCGGCCGTCGGCCCGGTCCACCGTGCGCTGGCCCTCGGCCGGCTGGCCGGGCGACGCGTACCGGACGAGCCGTTCACGGCGATCCCGACGATGATCGAGCAGTGCGTCGACCGCCACCCCGACCGGGTCGCCGTCTCCTTCCGTGACCGCCGCCTCACCTACCGGCAACTCGACGGGCTGGCGAACGGCTTCGCCGCCACGCTCACCGCCCGCGGCGTGCGCCACGGCGACGTGCTGCCGGTGCTGCTCGCCGACGGTCTCGAACTTCCGGTGGCGTACCTGGCGGCGATGAAGCTCGGCGCGGCGTTCGTACCGCTGGATCCGGGCTGGCCGGACGACCGGACCCGCGCCACCCTGGCGGTGCTCGCCCCCCGGCTGGTGGTGGTCGGCCCGACCGGCACGCTGCCCGACGACCTGCTCCGGCCCGTTGCCGCCGGCGGCAACGGCGCCGGGGCCGGCGCGGTGGCGACGGTGCCGGTGCTGCTGGACCGGATCACGCCGACCGACGAGCGGCCGGGCGTGCCGATCGGCCCGGCCGACCTGATCTACGGGATCTTCACCTCGGGCACCACCGGCACCCCCCGCTGCGCGATGAACCGGCACGACGGACTCGCCAACCGGTTCCGGTTCATGACCCGCTGGTTCCGGGCCACCGGGGACGAGGTGGTGCTCCAGAACAGCCGGCACACCTTCGACTCCTCGGTGTGGCAGCTGTTCTGGCCGCTCACCACCGGCGGCCGGGTGGTGGTGCCGGTGCAGGGCGGCTTCCTCGACGTGGCCCGTACCGTCCGGACCATCGCCGCCGAGCGGATCACCGTGACCGACTTCGTACCCAGCATCCTCGGACTGCTGGTGGCACTGGTGGACCGCGACCCGGCGGCCCGCCGGGCGGTCGGCACCCTGCGCCACCTGATCGTCGGCGGCGAGGAGATCGACCCGTCCACCGTGCACCGCCTCGGCGAACTGCTGCCCGGGATCGAGGTCACCAACGGGTACGGCCCGACCGAGGCGTCCATCGGCATGGTCTTCCACCGGGTCACCCCGGCCGACGGCGACACCGTCCCGATCGGCCGGCCGATCGACAACTGCTACGCCACCGTGGTCGACGCCCAGCTGCGTCCGCTGCCACCCGGCGCGGTCGGTGAGATCGTCATCGGTGGCACCTGCCTCGGTGCCGGCTACCTGGGCGCACCCGCCCGCACCGCCGAGGTGTTCGTCCCCAACCCGCTGCCGGAGATCCCCGGCCGACGCTTGTACCGCACCGGCGACCTGGGCCGTCTCGACGCCGACGGTCGGCTGCACTTCGTCGGCCGGCGGGACTTCCAACTCAAGGTCAACGGCGTCCGGATCGAGGCCGGCGAGATCGAGACCGCGGCGACCCGGCTGGCCGGCGTGCACCAGGCCAAGGTGATCGTCGCCCGGGACGGCGGCGGCCGGTCCCTCGCCCTGTTCGTCGCCGCCGACCGGGCGGTACCCGAACCGGTGCTGCGCGAGCATCTGCGCCGGCTGCTGCCCCGCACCAGCGTGCCCCGGCACCTGGTCGTCCTCGACGCGCTGCCGCTGACCCGCAACGGCAAGGTGGACCGGCGGGCCCTCCAGAGCCACCTGGACCGGGTCCGCCACGACCGGGCCACCCGGCTGGCCGGCACCGCCGCGCCGGCCACCCTGCCCGGGACGGTGCTCGCGGTGTTCCGGGCCGTCCTCGGCGACCCCGACCTGACCGTGGACACCGACTTCCTGGCCGTCGGCGGCGACTCCCTCCAGGCCGTCGCGGTCACCACCGCGCTCGCCGGCGAACACGGCGTCACCGTCGGCGTCCAGGACCTGTTCGAGCAGCGCACCCCGGCCCGGCTGGCCGACCTGCTGGCCCGCCGCCGGCACGTACCCGCCGAACCGGAGGCGGACCTGGTCGCCCGGGACGTCCGGCTCCCGGCCGACCTGCCGGTCCGGGCCGCCGACCCGCACCGCGAGGTCCGCACCGTACTGGTCACCGGGGCCACCGGGTTCGTCGGCAGCCGCCTGGTCCACGAACTGCTCACCACCACCGACGTACGGGTGCACTGCCTGACCCGGGCCGCCGACGACACCGCGGCCACCGCCCGGGTGGTCCGGGCCCTGGCCGACCGGGGACTGTGGGCGGACCACCTCGCCGACCGGCTCACCGGGTACGCCGGCGACCTGGCCCGGCCCGCGCTCGGCCTGGACGCGCGCACCTGGGCACACCTGGCCGGCGACTGTGACCTGCTGCTCAACGCGGGGGCGCTGGTCAACTTCCTCTTCGACTACCGGGCCCACCGGCCGGCCAACGTGCTCGGTGCCGGCGAACTGCTCCGGCTGGCGCTGACCGACCGGCCCAAGCCGCTGCACCACGTCTCCACCCTCGGCGTCCTCGACACCGAGGCGGCAAGGCACACCCGGCCGCTGCCCGAGACGTACGACCCGGCGGTCGCGGTGCCGCCGCGCAGCGGGTACAGCCGGTCCAAGTGGGTGGCCGAGCGGTACCTGACCGCCGCCCGCCGGCGGGGCGCCACGGTCACCGTGCTGCGGCTCGGCGAGGTGATGCCGGCGGCCGACAACGGCACACCGAACCGGCACGCCCTCACCCACCTGCTGCTGGCCGCCTGCCACCGGCTCGGCATGCGCCCCGACGCCACCGTCCGCTCCGACTGGACGCCCGTCGACTACGCCGCCCGCCGGATCGTCGCCGCCGTCGTCGACCGGGCCGCCTGGGGCCGGCCGCTGCACCTGCTGCACCCGGCCAGCGTGGACTTCACCGAACTGCCCGGTGACCACGTACCCCGGGTCAGTTGCGCCCAGTTCCTGGCCGCGCTCCGCGACGCCGTCACCGACGGCGACCGGGACGCCGCCGCGCTGCTGGCGCTCTTCCCGACCCGCCTCGGCGCGGACGAGGAGCAGCTGCGGGTGGTGTTCGGCGCGCTGCTCACCGACAACCCCCGGCTGTTCCGGCGGGACGGGTGCGCGCGGCTGGAACGACGGCGTGGCCTCACCGACGGGGAGCTGACCCCGTCGATCGACGCCTACCGCCGCTGGCTGACCGGGCGGGAACGGCACGGCGGCGGACCGACGTCGCCGCCGACCGGGTGA
- a CDS encoding S1 family peptidase, which produces MARWRTLLRRTAAALAAVTVGSFVVAAPAAAGPTADVTPYVVGGTPAAQGEFPWMVRLSMGCGGSLYSPTLVLTAAHCVGRTGANTSITATLGVVDLQSSSRITVRSNYVYRAPGYTGSGKDWALIRLATPVTSLPTLKIATTTAYDSGTFTVAGWGAAREGGAQQRYLLKANVPFVSDATCSANYGGDLIPAEEICAGYASGGTDTCQGDSGGPMFRRDASNAWIQVGIVSWGNGCARPNYPGVYTQVSYFAAAIAAGAASLGG; this is translated from the coding sequence ATGGCACGTTGGCGCACACTCCTCCGCCGTACGGCCGCGGCGTTGGCAGCGGTGACCGTCGGTTCGTTCGTCGTGGCGGCCCCGGCCGCCGCCGGCCCCACGGCCGACGTGACCCCGTACGTCGTCGGCGGCACCCCGGCCGCCCAGGGCGAGTTCCCGTGGATGGTCCGGCTCTCGATGGGCTGCGGCGGCTCGCTCTACAGCCCGACCCTGGTGCTGACCGCCGCGCACTGCGTCGGCCGGACCGGCGCGAACACCAGCATCACCGCCACCCTCGGGGTGGTCGACCTCCAGTCGTCGAGCCGGATCACCGTCCGGTCGAACTACGTCTACCGGGCGCCCGGCTACACCGGCTCGGGCAAGGACTGGGCGTTGATCCGGCTGGCCACCCCGGTCACCTCGCTGCCCACCCTGAAGATCGCCACCACCACCGCGTACGACAGTGGCACCTTCACCGTGGCCGGCTGGGGTGCCGCCCGCGAGGGCGGTGCGCAGCAGCGGTACCTGCTCAAGGCGAACGTGCCGTTCGTCAGCGACGCCACCTGCAGCGCCAACTACGGGGGCGACCTCATCCCGGCCGAGGAGATCTGCGCCGGCTACGCCAGTGGTGGGACCGACACCTGCCAGGGTGACTCCGGTGGCCCGATGTTCCGCCGGGACGCCAGCAACGCCTGGATCCAGGTCGGCATCGTGAGCTGGGGCAACGGCTGTGCCCGGCCCAACTACCCCGGGGTCTACACCCAGGTGAGCTACTTCGCCGCGGCGATCGCGGCGGGTGCCGCCAGCCTCGGCGGCTGA
- a CDS encoding ribose-5-phosphate isomerase, protein MRVYLGSDHAGFELKVHLASYLTKQGYELVDVGPHAFDPDDDYPAFCLHTGDRVVKDPGSLGIVIGGSGNGEQIAANKVPGVRAALAWNVDTAQLARQHNDANVVAVGARQHTLDEATAIVEAFLGTSFSGNERHARRIAQVAAYETSGKLPELP, encoded by the coding sequence ATGCGCGTCTACCTGGGATCCGATCACGCCGGTTTCGAGTTGAAGGTGCACCTCGCCAGCTACCTCACCAAGCAGGGGTACGAGCTGGTCGACGTCGGTCCGCACGCCTTCGACCCTGACGACGACTACCCCGCGTTCTGCCTGCACACCGGGGACCGGGTGGTGAAGGACCCGGGCAGCCTCGGCATCGTCATCGGCGGCTCGGGCAACGGCGAGCAGATCGCCGCCAACAAGGTTCCCGGGGTACGCGCCGCGCTGGCCTGGAACGTGGACACCGCCCAGCTCGCCCGGCAGCACAACGACGCCAACGTGGTGGCCGTCGGTGCCCGGCAGCACACCCTGGACGAGGCGACCGCGATCGTCGAGGCGTTCCTCGGTACGAGCTTCTCCGGCAACGAGCGGCACGCCCGCCGGATCGCCCAGGTCGCCGCGTACGAGACCTCGGGGAAGCTGCCCGAGCTGCCCTGA
- a CDS encoding DUF1015 family protein, with translation MTVVHPIARAWITTGGTGAQNYDEFADDAEITAIIEANPHSALGIEMPHRAPESLGKSFLDALPDAAARLAEAKADGSYTPAEQVIVLYRISAPGEEPAYGIFAMVDTDQISTSRDEPGLVIRNEDVFIAKVRERVALAETLGHLLSPVLLLQTGRGEELHTRLAAATESAGAPAATDTDQAGRTHAIWLLGPGPEQDELAALAGGGELVVADGNHRSLAAQTGGLPRFLAVVTTPRSVAIQPYNRLVSELTSTPEELLDRLRAAGAGITAIDGPVEVPATGGTVHLRLAGRGYAVTLPHDAGADRLENLDHALVERLLLREALGLDPGDKRITYVGGDYPASWLTGEVDAGRAELAILIAPVTVDDFVAVNLAREKMPRKSTWFTPKARGGLVVAELSR, from the coding sequence ATGACGGTCGTGCATCCGATCGCCCGGGCCTGGATCACCACTGGCGGCACCGGCGCGCAGAACTACGACGAGTTCGCCGACGACGCGGAGATCACCGCGATCATCGAGGCGAATCCGCACAGCGCTCTCGGCATCGAGATGCCGCACCGGGCGCCGGAGAGCCTGGGGAAGTCGTTCCTGGACGCGCTGCCGGACGCGGCGGCCCGGCTCGCCGAGGCGAAGGCGGACGGCAGCTACACCCCCGCCGAGCAGGTGATCGTCCTCTACCGGATCAGCGCACCGGGGGAGGAGCCGGCGTACGGGATCTTCGCGATGGTCGACACCGACCAGATCTCCACCAGCCGGGACGAACCGGGCCTGGTGATCCGGAACGAGGACGTCTTCATCGCCAAGGTGCGGGAGCGGGTCGCGCTCGCCGAGACCCTCGGCCATCTCCTCTCGCCGGTGCTGCTGCTGCAGACCGGCCGGGGTGAGGAGCTGCACACCCGGCTGGCCGCGGCGACCGAGTCCGCCGGCGCGCCGGCCGCCACCGACACCGACCAGGCCGGGCGTACCCACGCGATCTGGCTGCTCGGCCCCGGTCCGGAGCAGGACGAGCTGGCCGCGCTGGCCGGGGGCGGCGAGCTGGTGGTGGCGGACGGCAACCACCGCAGCCTGGCCGCCCAGACCGGCGGCCTGCCGCGCTTCCTGGCCGTGGTCACCACCCCGCGTTCGGTGGCGATCCAGCCCTACAACCGGCTGGTCAGCGAGCTGACCAGCACCCCCGAGGAGCTGCTGGACCGGCTCCGCGCGGCCGGTGCCGGGATCACCGCGATCGACGGCCCGGTCGAGGTGCCGGCGACCGGCGGCACCGTCCACCTCCGGCTCGCCGGCCGGGGGTACGCGGTCACCCTGCCGCACGACGCCGGCGCGGACCGGCTGGAGAACCTCGACCACGCGCTGGTGGAGCGGCTGCTGCTGCGGGAGGCGCTCGGCCTCGACCCGGGTGACAAGCGGATCACCTACGTCGGTGGGGACTACCCGGCGAGCTGGCTGACCGGCGAGGTGGACGCGGGCCGGGCCGAACTGGCGATCCTGATCGCCCCGGTGACCGTGGACGACTTCGTGGCGGTCAACCTGGCCCGGGAGAAGATGCCCCGCAAGAGCACCTGGTTCACCCCGAAGGCCCGGGGCGGGCTGGTGGTGGCGGAGCTGTCCCGCTGA
- a CDS encoding DsbA family protein gives MAERVAVDMWFDPICPWAWITSRWLLEVEQVRPVDVRFHVMSLAVLNEGRELPEQYREAMRTAWGPVRVCVAAEQKYGQEALRKLYTALGNRFHLGQEREPGTIAAALTEAGLDPALAEVATGTEYDTALKASHHAGMDPVGYDVGTPVVHAPGPDGGKVAFFGPVVTPAPKGEAAGRLWDGVLLVAGTPGFFELKRSRDVEPSFD, from the coding sequence GTGGCCGAGCGTGTCGCCGTTGACATGTGGTTCGACCCGATCTGTCCGTGGGCGTGGATCACCTCCCGGTGGCTGCTGGAGGTCGAGCAGGTCCGCCCGGTGGACGTCCGCTTCCACGTGATGAGCCTCGCCGTGCTCAACGAGGGACGGGAACTGCCCGAGCAGTACCGGGAGGCCATGCGGACCGCCTGGGGGCCGGTGCGGGTGTGCGTCGCCGCCGAGCAGAAGTACGGCCAGGAGGCGCTCCGGAAGCTCTACACCGCGTTGGGTAACCGGTTCCACCTCGGTCAGGAACGCGAGCCGGGCACCATCGCCGCCGCGCTGACCGAGGCCGGGCTGGACCCGGCGCTCGCCGAGGTGGCGACCGGCACCGAGTACGACACCGCGCTGAAGGCCAGCCACCACGCCGGGATGGACCCGGTCGGCTACGACGTCGGCACCCCGGTCGTGCACGCCCCCGGGCCGGACGGCGGGAAGGTCGCCTTCTTCGGCCCGGTGGTGACCCCGGCCCCGAAGGGCGAGGCGGCCGGCCGGCTCTGGGACGGCGTGCTGCTGGTCGCCGGCACCCCCGGCTTCTTCGAGCTGAAGCGGTCCCGCGACGTCGAGCCCAGCTTCGACTGA